One stretch of Armigeres subalbatus isolate Guangzhou_Male chromosome 2, GZ_Asu_2, whole genome shotgun sequence DNA includes these proteins:
- the LOC134216883 gene encoding vitelline membrane protein 15a-2-like: protein MNKIIAVVFFTAVVGALADYAAPAKPYHAPAPAHHAPAPAYHAPAPAHHAPAPAYHAPAPAHHPVVHTYHAKAPAAKCGANLLVGCAPSVAHVPCVPVHPAPAHGHAPAHY from the coding sequence ATGAACAAGATCATCGCCGTGGTTTTCTTCACCGCCGTCGTCGGTGCCCTGGCTGATTACGCAGCACCAGCTAAGCCATACCACGCTCCGGCTCCAGCTCATCACGCTCCTGCCCCGGCCTACCACGCACCAGCCCCGGCTCACCACGCCCCAGCTCCGGCTTACCATGCGCCAGCCCCAGCCCACCACCCGGTTGTCCACACATACCACGCCAAGGCCCCAGCAGCTAAATGCGGTGCCAATCTGCTGGTCGGATGCGCCCCAAGCGTAGCTCACGTGCCATGCGTTCCAGTGCATCCCGCACCTGCCCACGGACACGCACCCGCCCACTACTAG